Genomic window (Longimicrobium sp.):
AACCCGGCTGCTCGGCGGTCTCGACGCGCTCCGTGGCGGGGTTGGGCTGCTCTCCCAGGAACTCCACCCACTGCGACTTCACGGCGGGGTAGTGCTTCGCCGCTTCCACCAACTCCATGAAGCACTCGATCATTCCCTCGAACCACTTCTGGAGCTTGGCGTCGGCAATGCGGCCGTCGGCGCCGAACATCTCGTGCGCCCTGGCCAGCGAGAACATGTCAGGATACACGTCGGCGCCCAGGTGCTCCAGCGGCACCCGCAGCGCCCACAGCCCGCGGTTGCCTCCCATCATGGACGGCGACGCCGACATCAGCAGCCCGTGCTTGCGGGTCCACGGCTGCGGGCGGAAGCGCGATACCCAGTCGATGGCGTTCTTCAGCACGCCCGGAATGGACGCGTTGTACTCGGGCGCGGCGATGATGAACGCATCCGCCTCCTTCAGCCGCCGGTGGAACTCGGCCGCGCCCGGCGGGATGCCGTCCTCCGCCTCAAGATCGCCATCGTACGAGGGGCAGTCGAAGTCCGCCATGTGCCCGCGGTCCACCGTTCCGCCGTTCTCCTGCACCACCGCCGCCGCCAGCGACGCCAGCCGGCCGTTGAGCGAGTCGGCGCGCAGCGAGGCCTCGAACACCAGCACGCGAAGGGTATCCTGCCGGGGCATTTCCATGAGCGCCGTTCGGGAGAGAGTCGGTGTCGTGACCGGACCCGCCGGAGCGCGCAAATGCCGCGCCCTGTTCCCGTTCCCGGCCGCATTGGAGTGGGGCGCAACCCTTGCTCCAGGGGCGCCCACCTTTTTTCCCACGGACCGTCGCCGGCATGGACGGCCGGGTGACATATCCTTTTTTCACGCGGAGTATGACTGGCGCCATCTGGTTCGTGGTGGTGGGCGTGCTGCTGGTGGCCATTGCGCTGTCCCGCTCGGTGCTCATCCGCCTGCCGCTTTCCACGGCCATGCTGTACCTGGCGGCCGGGTTCTTTCTCGGGCCGCACGGGGTGGGGCTCCTGCGGGTGGACATCTACACGCAGTCCGCCATCTGGGAGCGCATCACCGAGGTGGCGGTGCTCATCTCGCTCTTCGGCGCCGGGCTCAAGCTGCGCGCCCCGCTGAACGACGGGAGCTGGATGACTCCCCTGCGCCTCGCCACGGTCTCGATGACCGTGACGGTGGGGCTGGTGACGCTCGTCGGCGTGTTCGGGATGGGGCTTCCGGTGGGGGCGGCGGTCCTGCTGGGGGCCATCCTGGCGCCCACCGATCCCGTGCTCGCCTCCGACGTGCAGGTGACCCACCCGACGGACCGCGACCGCCTGCGTTTCGGCCTGACGGGCGAGGCCGGGCTGAACGACGGGACGGCGTTCCCGTTCGTGATGCTCGGCTTGGGGCTGCTGGGGCTTCACGAGATCGGCGAGATGGGATGGCGCTGGTTCGCGGTGGACCTGCTCTGGGCGGTCGCGGCCGGGCTGGGTGTCGGCGCCCTGCTGGGGACGCTGGTGGGACGCCTGGTCATCTACCTTCGCCAGGTTCA
Coding sequences:
- a CDS encoding NAD(P)H-dependent oxidoreductase; this translates as MPRQDTLRVLVFEASLRADSLNGRLASLAAAVVQENGGTVDRGHMADFDCPSYDGDLEAEDGIPPGAAEFHRRLKEADAFIIAAPEYNASIPGVLKNAIDWVSRFRPQPWTRKHGLLMSASPSMMGGNRGLWALRVPLEHLGADVYPDMFSLARAHEMFGADGRIADAKLQKWFEGMIECFMELVEAAKHYPAVKSQWVEFLGEQPNPATERVETAEQPG